A part of Gossypium hirsutum isolate 1008001.06 chromosome A07, Gossypium_hirsutum_v2.1, whole genome shotgun sequence genomic DNA contains:
- the LOC107956389 gene encoding 1-aminocyclopropane-1-carboxylate oxidase 3: protein MATFPVINLEKLNGEERATIMEQIKDACENWGFFELLNHGISHEFLDTVERLTKDHYKKCMEQRFKELVASKALEGLQAEVTDMDWESTFFLRHLPESNMAEIPDLAHEYRKVMKEFALKLEKLAEELLDLFCENLGLEKGYLKKAFHGTRGPTFGTKVSNYPPCPKPDKIKGLRAHTDAGGIILLFQDAQVSGLQLLKDGQWVDVPPVRHSIVINLGDQLEVITNGKYKSVEHRVIAQTNGARMSIASFYNPGSDAIIHPAPALVENKQLYPKFVFEDYMKLYAGLKFQAKEPRFQAMKARETTLPIATA, encoded by the exons ATGGCAACTTTCCCAGTGATCAACTTAGAGAAGCTTAATGGTGAGGAGAGAGCAACAATCATGGAGCAAATCAAGGATGCCTGTGAGAACTGGGGATTCTTTGAG cTGCTGAACCATGGGATTTCCCATGAATTTCTGGACACTGTTGAAAGATTGACAAAAGATCATTACAAGAAATGCATGGAGCAGAGGTTTAAGGAATTGGTAGCAAGCAAGGCCCTGGAAGGTCTCCAGGCCGAGGTTACTGATATGGATTGGGAAAGCACATTCTTCTTACGCCATCTCCCTGAATCAAACATGGCTGAAATCCCAGATCTCGCCCATGAATACAG GAAAGTGATGAAAGAGTTCGCACTGAAATTGGAGAAACTAGCAGAGGAGCTTCTCGACTTGTTCTGCGAGAATCTTGGGCTGGAAAAAGGGTACTTGAAAAAGGCTTTCCATGGGACAAGAGGTCCAACATTTGGAACCAAAGTTAGCAACTACCCTCCATGTCCAAAACCTGATAAAATCAAGGGACTTCGAGCCCACACCGATGCTGGTGGTATCATCTTGCTCTTCCAAGACGCCCAAGTGAGCGGCCTCCAGCTTCTAAAAGACGGACAGTGGGTGGATGTTCCCCCTGTGCGCCACTCCATTGTAATCAACCTTGGAGATCAGCTGGAGGTAATCACCAATGGCAAATACAAGAGCGTGGAGCACCGAGTGATTGCTCAAACCAACGGAGCTCGCATGTCGATAGCTTCATTCTACAACCCTGGAAGTGATGCCATTATCCACCCAGCACCGGCTCTGGTGGAGAACAAACAGTTGTACCCCAAATTTGTGTTTGAAGACTACATGAAGTTATATGCTGGGCTGAAATTCCAGGCCAAGGAACCAAGATTCCAAGCCATGAAAGCCAGGGAAACAACTCTTCCCATTGCAACTGCTTAA